caagcatgtcACCCAGAGCCACATCCTTAAATAGCATAGAGCATGCCACTGCCCTGCCCCTGGAGCTAATCCAGGGGCCTGCTCATTGGGCCACACGTTGGTTGTGCAGAGTTGCTGGGCATCTCTGACTCTTTGCTGTGGACCTCACAGTCCACCCTCCCACCTCCCCTACACCCGACAACAGAGGGAAAGACTGGCAAGGGGCTGTTGGGACAGGGTGCCTCCCCTGCCTGATGCCGCTCTTTCTGTCTTGCAACAGGGTCGTAGAAGGTGGCCCAGACCCCAAGGGAGAACCAGGCACCAAACAAAGTCCCCAAGCAGCTTCCAGCCCAATCTCCCCCAGGAAGGGAGGAGCTGACTGGTTGGGCCTCAAGGATGACGACTTGGACCTGctgcctccctctcccacccGAGACTCCTGTTGGGGAGGCTTGGCAATCTCCACACCTTCTGTACCTGGTCCTGTGAGCCAGCACTCAGCCCTAGACCCAAACTCTGCCCCATCTGGGCTGCCCTCCTCAGGGTCAAAGCCACCAGCAGAGAATACAGGGCCGTCTGCCCAAGCCAGCCAGTCCTCCAAGCTGCGAGAGTCTGAGGcgggagaggaggaggattggCTGAGCCATGTCTTGTCTAGGAAGAAGTCCCAGGGTGTGGCCAGAGAGGAGCATGCTGACACTTATAAGGGTCCGAACTCAGTGGGAACAGCCAGGTACGGGCCTGGGCTGCTGTATCTGTGAGAAGGCCCAGGCAGGGTCTCCAGGGCCAGCTTTCCCATCTCGCCTGCCACATTCTCTGTGGGAGATGTCAGCAGTATGCCATGGGCCACTCTCGGCTCTGCTTCTTTTCCTGTTGGGCACAGCAGAGAGGGCTGCTCACCTGCCCAGGCATGGATGCTAGAGGGCTCGGGGCTGTGGACAGACACACTCTGCCTTGGCAGCAGGGACTTACTGGATCAGGCAGAAGAAGACCTGCCCTGAGGTGGCAGGTTCTGCCGTCCTCTGCTCCTGAGCAGGGGCCCTGTCCACGGCATTCTCGGCTGGGAAGGGAAGCCCAGTGTGTGACTGTCAGTGTTTCTGTCAGCCCAGCTGAAATAACTGAAGTGCATGTGGGTAGAGATGGTCGTGGCTCTGGGGCATGTCTGAGAAGACGTGGTGGCCAAGACACAGTTCCTAGGGAGCCACAGAGTAGCCAGCTGGTGGGGCAGGGTATGAGTGACCTCTGAGGGCAGGAAGATGAAAGGGCCTGGCAGGGCTGAGTCCAGAGGAAGCAGGGAGATGCTCTGGAGAGCCGTGTGAAAGCACAGGGACATCACCACACCCTGGGCTGAATGTGATGACGAGGACAACTTTGACTTTGACCTGAAGCCAAGGGCAGAGCTGTGACCCAAACAGGAAAGACCTTTGCTGCCCTGCAAGCCCAGAGGGGTGCGAATAACATGAAAGTAGCTGACAGGCAGCTGTCCTGGGGGTGACTGGGCAGAGCTGTGGTTTAAGGCTGAATGGAGCTAAGTGGACTGAGACAGGCTTGAACTTGAACTTAACTGCGGTGTGTGTGATGTGCCATTGTCAGTCCATGGACAGTCACTGCCTTATGGCCACCAAGGTCAGGAGGTGGTTCTGGAAGGGAAGGGCAGCCCACACATTCCCGGAGCTCAGTCTGGGAGAATCCTCAAGATGAGGGTGGGAACAGAAGGCCAAggagaagcaggaagaggagaggggtgCCACAAGTGTCACACTGGGAGCTCATCCATGGCCATGGTCATCCAGCCTAACCTGGGCCTTCTGTCACCTTCGCCTTTAACATGTGCTGTCCTCAGCCAACCTGTCACCAGCACTCAGGGGCTTCATCAGGCAGCTGTGGGAAGGACCTCAGGAGCAACAGAACAAGAAATACCAGTTGCCAGGCCCCTCATCACAGGGTATGTCGGCAGCCAGGGCTGGGAAGGAGTGAGGCAATAGGGCCTGCCCAGGCCTCCTTCCCCATAGACGGATGGCAGGTGGCCGTGCTGGGACCCCAGGTGGCCACTGACCGTAGTGTTCAGTGTCTCTGTCAGGCCCACCCATGGCAGATCTGCGGCAGGTTGTGTCCCCATCTCCTTTACCAGCCACCAGCACAGCCAGATCCTGCTCTCCTAGTAAAAAGTTACTTATCTGAAGTTCGCCTCAACTTCTGCTGCcaccctttcccttctctctctgtgtcctgcACAGAGCACTATTTACCTGCCCTGTCCCTGTGTCTGCAGGTCCCCTGAGAGTTGGAGCCATTCTCCCTTGGCCCTCCCTGCAGGTGACCCAAAGAGAACAACAGCCTCTGGAGACCCCTATGGCACCGGTTTGTTTCTGCTTTACTTGGGCTTTAGTCCTGGGTGAGGAAGAGGAGCCTGGAGCTCCTTTGAGGCCCCCGGAAACCAAGTAACAAGGGACTCTCAGAACAGAGCAAGGCAGAGAGCCCTGGGCTCCTCTGGGCCTCCTGATCATTTCTCTGCGGTTTATTTTTCAGAGCCTATGGTTTGTTTCCCCAAATCTCAGGAACCCACTGGGCTCTCTGTACCAGCCAAGGTAGGGAGCATGGACAAACAGGTACAGGTCTTAGGCCGGGGGAGTTCATCCACGTTCAAAGTCAACTCCAGGAGTTGGCTGTGACAACCTTCTGGGAAAGCAGTGTCAGATATGCCCAGCGTAGTACCAGCCAGAACACTGTGGCACACCTCACCAGTGCTCTCTTGAACTTTTAGCCTCAGGACGCCCATGTGGTGTTGGGGTGAATCTGCCAGCATCGATAGGGAGTTGCAGGTGATAGGGAGCCCAGCTCTCAGCAGGCTGGGACAGCCAGGAATGCTGCATTCAGAAAGCAGGGCCGCATCCATCTAGAAAGCCTCCTCTATCCTTGCCATCCTCCCACCACACCTCCAGCTCTGTTGCCCAGGTGTGGCAGTCAACTCTGACACCTGGGCCTAGGAGGTGTGGCACCCAGCATAGTGCTCCTAGAAGAAGTGGGTGAGGGGCggcttatagaaagcagattagtggcTGGTCCAACAGTAAGGGCCAGTGTCATAGGTGGGCCACCTGGGTTTCTGGCTCAACAGAAAGGGCCACTGTCATAGCTAAGACTGATTCTTGTCTCAGAAGCTAGAGACACCAAGGAGAGAATGTCATTTTGGGGGACAGAGGGACACTTACTTGCCTGACCAGAGCTGGATGGGGAGATGCTGCTGAATGCTCAGAGTGGCAGGGCCTGGGGCTCTCCAAGACCTTGTCCTGGTCTTGTCCCTGTCTGCAGCCACCTATGAGGGGAAAGCCAGGAAGTCCAGTGAGCAGAGGGCCGGGAGGTAGCCAAGCTCAGCTCCTGACATGGGACAGCTCTCATCTTCCCCTGCAGTCCCTGTTCCCAGAGCCCCTGGAGCAGAGCCTGCTGCCAGGTGTGGGATACCAGAAGCAGCTCCTGGCAGCCCAGGCGCAGCTTCAGAGTGGCACTGCCCAGCTCCAAGCAGAGCTGCTGCAGAGCCACACACGGCTGGCAGAGCTGGAGGTTCAGGTAAGGGACATTGGCCATCTGTGGGGGGAGTCCAGGGGTAATGGGCTAGAGGCTTTGCCAGAGGGGAAGAGGACTACAGGCACAAAGTGGTATGGGGCAGACGCCAAAGGACCTCTCGCCCGGTGGCATGCTGACTTACCACTGTCTCCTAGGTGCGGAAGCTGGAACTAGAGCGGACCCAGCACCAGCTGCTGCTGGAAAGTTTACAGCAGCGGCACCAGGCAGACCTGGAGCTCATTGAGAATGCACACAGGTACCTAGCAGCTCCTTCCTGTGGTCTGCCTTGGTCTCCCCAGGCTGATGTCCTGCCCCAGCGCTGCTTGCATCTCTTCACTGAACCCCAAGACCATGCTGATATGCTCAGAAAGGCCCTTTGGTGGGTATTCTCTTGGCAGAAGCCGCATTAAGATGCTAGAGACATCATACCAGCAACGGGAGGAGCGGCTCCGGAGAGAGAATGAGGAGCTGTCAGCTCAGTATCTCTCTCACTGCCACGAAGCTGAGCAGGCCCGAGCCGAGCTCTCCGCCCAGCACCAGCGGCGCTTGGCAGCAGCGGCACAAGAAAAAGACCAGGAGATGGAGCGGCTTCGGGAGCTACAACGGTGAGGGCAGAGAAGAGCAATAATGAAGTGACCCCAGGCTGTGGCTCTGCAGCCTTTGCATGGGGTTTGAGTCCTTCCCTTTGGCCCACTGAGGTGAGGACCAATGCTAAGCACACCAGCCTATTGGCCCACCTGAGTGGGGTGCCACTTCttctgaggcaggaggggcaAAAGCCAAAGGAGTGTAGCCTTCCAGGAGGCAGGGCAGAGCAGCAGCAAGCACCAGAGGACCCAGCCAAGCTAGGTTACTCCACTCACCTCTCCCATGGAGACTAGTGACTAGCTCCACCATGGGAAAGCTGTGCTTATCATTGCTGGTGTGTTGATCTGGTTGCCTTTCTGGATGAGAATGAACCAAGAAAAGGTGCCTGAGCAGGCTTGTTAAGACTGGCCCTATGGACCAGACACAGGGGTTAGGCACACAGCTTTTACTCTGTGAAAAgtgaatttttcttaataataggaGGAATCTTTTGGTGCACATGGCCTTGAGGCACCAGGACAGATGAGATAGAAGAGTCAGGAAGCCGGgcgcagtggctcaggaggctgaggcaggagaattgcaagttcaaagccagccttggcaacttagcaaggccctgtctctaaatgaaatataagttaaattaaaaggggcttggggatgtggctcacctgAACCTAGGTTAAAAATgcctaggttcagtccctggtatgaaaaagaaaaaaggaaagtcaTAGAGACTGAGtgtctgggggaggaggaggcagagggaccGCACAGAGGCGGCTGCTTCCGTGAAGAGCTGCCAGGGTGTTCTCCCCACATCCCGTCTGTGTGGTTCTGCTAGAGTGGCCCTGGGCCAACcgcctctgccaccctctcctcaGGGCATCCATCCTGGAAATGCGCAAGGACCATGAGGAGCAGCTGCAGCGACTGAAGTTGCTGAAGGACCGAGAGATCGATGCAGTTACCAGTGCCACCTCCCACACACGGTGTGTGTCCCACCCAGCACTGCCCACCCAAggggccaggcctgggcctccGCAGGCTGAGGTTCCCTGATGGATCACCCTCCAGGTCCCTGAATGGCATCATCGAGCAGATGGAGAAGTTCTCCAGCAGCCTGAATGAGCTGTCCTCCCGCGTGGAGGCCTCGCACCTCACCACCTCGCAGGAGCGGGTGCTGGGAATCCGGCATCAGGACGAGCAGCTGCGAGGTACCCTATCCCCACCTCAGTAGCCCAGGCTCCCCTCAGGAGGAAGGAGGGTAGGAAGTGAGCGCCCTGTGGGCCACCCAGCACTGCAGGAGCGGCTGAACCGGCAGCAgcaggacatggaggaggagcgTGCTCGGCTACAAGAGGTCATTGCGAAGATGGAGGCCCGGCTAAGTGAGCAGAGCCGGCTGCTGGAGAAGGTGAGCCTCCTCCTACCAGAGCCCTGGGAGGTCGGCCCTCTGACCTGCTTCCTGAGTCCTGCAATCGCCCAGGCCCAGATCTCCTCTCAGTGTCCCTCCTGCCATTCCTGCCTGTgtctcccagctctgccctgccTTGAGCACTGCCCACCTGAACACACACGGTCTCCCTGGCTGGGCCACCTCTCACTTAATTCCTTGGCCACTGGCCCTGGGGTCCCTCCACGTCTTCCTCCACCAACTGTGCTTCTTTCCTCCTGTCACCCAGATCTGTCATGATAGATGATGCCTGTGGCACTGGGACAGATGCTCTTGCCCACTCAATGTCACTTAACCTCTTTAGTTGTGACAAATTCATTTGCACGTCTAATGTACATTCAAATATAAGAGCAAGCTCTGTTCTTTAAAAAGGACCGACATTTTCTATCTTTTGTGCTGGATCATAACAGGAACGCTGGCGTGTGAATGCCGAACAGTCCAAGGCTGAGTCCACGCAGCGTGCTCTGGAGGAGCAGAGGAAGGTCTTGGCCCAGCAGATCGCCATAGAGAGGGAAGAGCTGGAGAGGGCCAAGGTGAGTCCAGCACCAGGCTCAGCTGCTGACCCACCATTACACCCAGACAAGACGCTCACCACGCCCTCACCCTCAAATCTAGAGCGCCTTGCTGGAGGAGCAGAAGTCCGTCATGCAGAAGTGTGGGGAGGAGAGGCGGCGCCTGGCAGCCGAGTGGGCTGAGTTCTTCACGCAGCAGAAGCTGAGTAAGGAGCGGGCTGAGCGTGAGGCCGAACGAGCACTGCAGGTGGACACCCGGCGGGAGGGCACTCTCATCAGCCTGGCCAAGGTAGGGTAGCTGGAGAAGGTGAGCCTCCTCCTAACAGACCCCTGAGAGGTCGGCCCTCTGGGCAAGAGCATCTGTCCCAGTGCCACAGGCGTGAGGCAGCCTCCAGAGCAGCCGTGGCCTTCCTCCTAGGTGCGTCAGTTTCGGGCTTACGAAATAAGAGCATAGTGATGACATACTTAGAGTGCAGTGGTCAAACAAGTATTGTCACCACAGTAACTCCCTTGCGTCCCCAGAGGCATTTTATACACTTTTTTCCTCATTTAGTACTCATTAGAACCTGGCTTGGTGGTGtaggactgtaatcccagctactcaggaggctaggtggaagaatttcaagttcaaggccagcctgggcaacttcctgagaccctgtctcaaaataaaaagggctaaggccACACAtggtgtgcatgcctgtaatacccaTGATTCTGGATGCTAAgagaggaagatcacaaattcaggggcagcctcagcaagttagtgaggttctaagcaacttagaccatgtcttaaaaaacaaaaaggagcaGGGTgggctggtgcacacctgtaatcccagtgactcaggaggctgagacaggaggatcgggaATTCAGAGCTAGCCTCAGCTAAAGTGAGGTGCcaagaaacttggtgagaccctgtcactaaataaaatacaaaatagggctggggatatggctcagtggcccagtggccctaagttcaatccctgatactacctccaaaaaacaaacaagaagcaaacaaaaagagctggctatgtggctcagtgatacagtgacaaagtacctcttttcaatccccaataccaaaaaataaaaataaataaaaagggctgaggatgtatagtggtgcttgcctagcaggcagaAGGACTTGGGTTTGATTCTTATTAGCTCCTATGACTTCAATAGTCTAGAAATGAGGAAACAGGTTCAGAGGTGAACCTGCTGCAGTTATACAGCTTGTTGGGGAGCACCCCAGCTTGGCCTCATGCCTCTCTGGTCCATCCTGGAAGCCCCAGAAGCAGGGTAGGCAGAGGGACCCTCGGGTGCTGCACAGCTTGCTATAGCTCCTAAGAGGTGGATGCAGAGAAGATTCTGCCTTCTCCAGGAACAGGGAGAGCTAAGGGTCAGGGCCAGTGAGCTCCGGGCCaaggaggagcagctggcaaCTGAGAGGGAGGCT
This window of the Ictidomys tridecemlineatus isolate mIctTri1 chromosome 3, mIctTri1.hap1, whole genome shotgun sequence genome carries:
- the Fbf1 gene encoding fas-binding factor 1 isoform X4, whose amino-acid sequence is MALPDKPVELTSHTRGSTRAPQGLPSSKSRARSLLEDNIFDTLVEADAEISDVSEADPQALLQTMKDLDDMDADILGLKRSHLASGKTSTKGSGKEELPSNPRPASRLTAGEKGDTVATKHPTTSPSSFGHQYRKLSFGDLEDPLAGLLSDEEEDIAKKPPVTESKTASNRSPIPVREQGPCVPLTPGDTPIRKKELLFDDGDDIMATLGFGDSPKGEKRQMGDQEGPRPARSKLDDLLGRSTASKLLAHPSPGQHREFKLDKKYQKPQDKEEDSWDNEDLIFGAYQPTVGSSEGPQSRRQSVRVVEGGPDPKGEPGTKQSPQAASSPISPRKGGADWLGLKDDDLDLLPPSPTRDSCWGGLAISTPSVPGPVSQHSALDPNSAPSGLPSSGSKPPAENTGPSAQASQSSKLRESEAGEEEDWLSHVLSRKKSQGVAREEHADTYKGPNSVGTASQPVTSTQGLHQAAVGRTSGATEQEIPVARPLITGSPESWSHSPLALPAGDPKRTTASGDPYGTEPMVCFPKSQEPTGLSVPAKPPMRGKPGSPVSRGPGGSQAQLLTWDSSHLPLQSLFPEPLEQSLLPGVGYQKQLLAAQAQLQSGTAQLQAELLQSHTRLAELEVQVRKLELERTQHQLLLESLQQRHQADLELIENAHRSRIKMLETSYQQREERLRRENEELSAQYLSHCHEAEQARAELSAQHQRRLAAAAQEKDQEMERLRELQRASILEMRKDHEEQLQRLKLLKDREIDAVTSATSHTRSLNGIIEQMEKFSSSLNELSSRVEASHLTTSQERVLGIRHQDEQLRALQERLNRQQQDMEEERARLQEVIAKMEARLSEQSRLLEKERWRVNAEQSKAESTQRALEEQRKVLAQQIAIEREELERAKSALLEEQKSVMQKCGEERRRLAAEWAEFFTQQKLSKERAEREAERALQVDTRREGTLISLAKEQGELRVRASELRAKEEQLATEREAVDRERQELQQEKERVRAASLRLQRRAEEVEHMSQVASKKYQEGEQALQEARQLQSEQQARLQAVRQQQERLQQQEQHVHQEHLSLAQQRLQLDRARQDLPSSLPGLFSTGQGPAASSLGAFSALVTPAPTTLQGSQLLASPGPAKLLAKLVLLKHTAEQDRDFLENEQFFLNALKNASYNMTSHST